The Benincasa hispida cultivar B227 chromosome 9, ASM972705v1, whole genome shotgun sequence genome has a segment encoding these proteins:
- the LOC120085435 gene encoding pentatricopeptide repeat-containing protein At2g31400, chloroplastic gives MASTPPHCSITTAKPYQNHQYPQNNLKNHRQNPRQNGSWTTTHKVSLVKPLPSTPGHSATKSTSTSTSTPLSQSPNFPSLCSLPTSKSELASNFSGRRSTRFVSKFHFGRPKSSMATRHTAIAEEVLHQALQFGKDDVSLDNILLNFESKLCGSEDYTFLLRELGNRGECWKAIRCFEFALVREGKKNERGKLASAMISTLGRLGKVELAKGVFETALSEGYGNTVFAFSALISAYGKSGYFDQAIKVFESMKVSGLKPNLVTYNAVIDACGKGGVEFKRVVEIFEEMLRNGVQPDRITYNSLLAVCSRGGLWEAARNLFNEMVDRGIDQDVFTYNTLLDAVCKGGQMDLAYEIMLEMPGKKILPNVVTYSTMADGYAKAGRLEDALSLYNEMKFLGIGLDRVSYNTLLSIYAKLGRFEDALNVCREMGSSGVKKDVVTYNALLDGYGKQGKFNEVTRVFKEMKKDRVFPNLLTYSTLIDVYSKGSLYEEAMEVFREFKQAGLKADVVLYSELINALCKNGLVDSAVSLLDEMIKEGIRPNVVTYNSIIDAFGRSTTAESPVDSVGASSERQSESPSFMLIESVDESEIDNWDHDHIFKFYQQLVSEKEGATKKERLGKEEIRSILSVFKKMHELQIKPNVVTFSAILNACSRCKSIEDASMLLEELRLFDNQVYGVAHGLLMGFNENVWIQAQYLFDEVKQMDSSTASAFYNALTDMLWHFGQKRGAQLVVLEGKRRKVWETLWSDSCLDLHLMSSGAARAMVHAWLLGIHSVVFNGHQLPKLLSILTGWGKHSKVVGDGALRRAIEALLTSMGAPFRVAKCNIGRYVSTGSVVAAWLKESGTLKLLVLHDDRTHPDSENVDLISKLQMISL, from the exons ATGGCTTCTACTCCACCACACTGTTCAATCACTACGGCGAAGCCGTATCAAAACCATCAATACCCACAAAATAACTTGAAAAACCATCGTCAAAATCCCCGCCAGAATGGCTCTTGGACGACGACCCACAAGGTTTCTCTTGTCAAACCATTGCCTTCAACTCCGGGTCACAGTGCGACTAAATCCACTTCTACTTCTACTTCAACTCCGCTTTCCCAAAGCCCTAATTTCCCCTCTCTTTGTTCTCTCCCCACCTCCAAATCCGAGCTAGCTTCCAACTTTTCTGGCCGTCGATCAACTCGATTCGTCTCTAAGTTTCACTTTGGACGGCCCAAATCCTCCATGGCCACTCGTCATACTGCGATTGCTGAGGAGGTTCTGCACCAGGCGCTTCAGTTTGGTAAGGACGATGTGAGTCTGGATAATATTTTGCTTAATTTCGAGTCTAAGCTTTGTGGGTCGGAAGATTATACGTTTTTGCTTCGGGAACTTGGGAATAGAGGTGAATGTTGGAAAGCAATTCGATGCTTTGAGTTTGCGCTTGTTAGAGAGGGAAAGAAGAATGAGAGAGGTAAATTGGCTAGTGCGATGATTAGTACTCTTGGTAGGCTTGGGAAAGTGGAACTTGCTAAGGGGGTTTTTGAGACAGCATTGAGTGAAGGGTATGGGAACACTGTTTTTGCCTTCTCAGCTTTGATAAGTGCTTATGGGAAGAGTGGTTACTTCGATCAAGCTATTAAGGTTTTTGAATCCATGAAAGTTTCAGGATTGAAGCCAAATTTGGTTACTTATAATGCAGTAATTGATGCATGTGGAAAAGGAGGAGTAGAGTTTAAGAGAGTGGTGGAGAtttttgaagaaatgttgagGAATGGGGTCCAACCTGATAGAATTACCTATAACTCACTTCTTGCTGTGTGTAGTCGAGGAGGGTTGTGGGAGGCAGCTCGAAACTTGTTTAATGAGATGGTAGATAGAGGGATTGATCAGGATGTATTTACTTATAATACACTTTTGGATGCAGTTTGCAAAGGTGGACAGATGGATTTGGCTTACGAGATTATGTTAGAGATGCCTGGAAAGAAAATACTGCCTAATGTCGTTACTTACAGTACAATGGCTGATGGATATGCCAAGGCTGGTAGATTAGAAGATGCTCTAAGCTTATACAACGAAATGAAGTTTCTGGGTATTGGTTTAGATAGGGTTTCATATAATACATTGCTTTCAATCTATGCCAAGCTTGGCAGGTTTGAAGATGCTCTGAATGTTTGTAGAGAGATGGGGAGTTCTGGGGTTAAAAAGGATGTTGTTACTTACAATGCACTTTTAGATGGATATGGAAAGCAGGGGAAGTTTAATGAAGTTACTAGAGTATTTAAGGAGATGAAAAAAGATCGTGTATTCCCTAATCTGTTGACATATTCTACCTTAATTGATGTATACTCTAAAGGTAGTCTATATGAGGAGGCAATGGAGGTCTTTCGTGAGTTCAAGCAGGCTGGATTGAAGGCTGATGTAGTTCTCTATAGTGAACTCATCAATGCTTTATGTAAAAATGGTTTGGTGGATTCTGCTGTATCATTGCTCGATGAGATGATAAAAGAAGGGATTAGGCCTAATGTTGTCACTTACAATTCCATAATTGATGCCTTCGGTCGTTCTACAACTGCAGAATCTCCAGTTGATTCTGTTGGTGCATCTAGTGAAAGGCAAAGTGAATCCCCATCCTTCATGTTGATTGAGAGTGTAGATGAGAGTGAGATAGACAATTGGGATCATGACCACATCTTCAAATTTTATCAGCAACTTGTTTCTGAGAAAGAAGGAGCTACAAAGAAAGAAAGACTAGGCAAGGAGGAGATCAGGTCCATCTTGAGTGTCTTCAAGAAGATGCATGAGCTGCAAATAAAACCAAATGTTGTGACCTTCTCAGCGATTCTAAATGCATGCAG CCGCTGTAAATCAATTGAAGATGCTTCTATGTTATTGGAAGAGCTACGATTATTTGATAATCAAGTCTATGGTGTAGCTCATGGACTCCTTATGGGATTTAATGAAAATGTGTGGATTCAAGCACAATATCTGTTTGATGAAGTGAAACAGATGGACTCTTCCACTGCATCTGCTTTCTACAATGCTTTGACAGATATGCTGTGGCATTTTGGTCAG AAACGGGGGGCCCAATTGGTTGTACTTGAAGGAAAAAGACGCAAAGTATGGGAAACTTTATGGTCCGATTCTTGCTTAGATTTGCACCTCATGTCTTCTGGAGCTGCTCGTGCCATGGTTCATGCTTGGTTGCTGGGTATTCATTCTGTTGTATTTAATGGTCATCAGTTGCCCAAGTTATTAAG CATTCTGACAGGATGGGGAAAACACAGCAAAGTTGTCGGTGATGGAGCTCTGAGACGGGCAATCGAGGCACTTCTAACTAGCATGGGGGCCCCATTTCGGGTTGCAAAATGTAATATAGGAAGGTATGTATCAACAGGCTCTGTGGTGGCTGCCTGGTTGAAAGAGTCTGGTACCTTAAAATTGCTTGTTCTTCATGATGATAGAACTCACCCAGATAGTGAAAATGTGGATCTAATTTCCAAACTCCAAATGATTTCCTTGTAG
- the LOC120085851 gene encoding stachyose synthase, with product MAPPNDPAALNASVLKSESLENLIDFLDGKISVKGVPVLSEVPTNVFFSPFSSISQSSDAPLPLLQRVHSLSYKGGFLGFNRTQPSDRLTNSLGKFKGREFVSIFRFKTWWSTMWVGNSGSDLQMETQWVMLNIPEIKSYVVIIPIIEGSFRSALHPGTDGQVLICAESGSTHVKASSFDAIAYVHVSDNPYKLMKEAYAAVRVHLNTFRLLEEKPVTHLVDKFGWCTWDAFYLTVDPVGIWNGVNDFVEGGISPRFLIIDDGWQSINLDGEDPTRDAKNLVLGGTQMTARLYRFDECEKFRKYKGGSLSGPSAPSFDPKKPKLLIAKAIEIEHAEKDRDKAIGSGVTDISKFETKIKKLKEELHEIFGKEEEEDSTAISKGCTSCSCKAENSGMKAFTRDLRTQFKGLDDIFVWHALAGAWGGVRPGSTHLNSKIIPCKLSPGLDGTMTDLAVVKIIEGSIGLVHPDQADDFFDSMHSYLSKVGITGVKVDVMHTLEYVSEEYGGRVDLAKAYYKGLTNSLLKNFKGTGLFSSMQQCNDFFYLGTKQNSIGRVGDDFWFQDPNGDPMGVYWLQGVHMIHCAYNSMWMGQIIQPDWDMFQSDHLCAKFHAGSRAICGGPVYVSDSVGGHNFDLIKQLVYPDGTIPRCQHFALPTRDCLFKNPLFDNKTVLKIWNLNKYGGVIGTFNCQGAGWDPKEQRIKGYPECYKPMSTTVHVNDIEWDQKPEAAPMGNFVEYIVYLNQAEQILHTTPKSEPLKATIQPSTFELFNFIPLRKLGSNIKFAPIGLTNMFNSSGTIQHLKYNENGVELKVKGGGDFLAYSSGSPKKCLSNGIEVEFEWDSDGKLSFDLPWIEETGGVSNLDIFF from the exons ATGGCACCTCCAAATGACCCAGCTGCCTTAAACGCTTCTGTTCTGAAATCTGAGAGTTTGGAAAATCTTATTGATTTTTTAGATGGGAAAATCAGTGTTAAAGGAGTTCCAGTGCTGTCAGAAGTCCCAACCAATGTCTTTTTCAGCCCTTTCTCTTCGATAAGCCAATCCTCCGATGCGCCACTTCCTTTGCTCCAACGTGTGCATAGTCTGTCCTATAAGGGTGGATTTCTCGGTTTCAACCGAACGCAGCCTTCTGATAGGCTGACAAATTCTTTGGGAAAATTCAAGGGTAGGGAGTTTGTGAGTATCTTCAGGTTCAAAACATGGTGGTCGACCATGTGGGTTGGGAATTCTGGGTCAGATTTACAAATGGAAACTCAATGGGTCATGCTAAATATTCCTGAAATAAAGTCATATGTCGTTATCATTCCCATTATTGAAGGAAGTTTCAGGTCTGCCCTTCATCCTGGGACTGATGGGCAAGTCTTGATTTGTGCTGAAAGTGGCTCAACTCATGTGAAAGCATCGAGCTTTGATGCCATAGCCTACGTTCATGTGTCTGATAACCCCTACAAATTAATGAAGGAGGCCTATGCTGCCGTTAGAGTCCATTTGAATACTTTTAGACTCTTGGAAGAGAAGCCTGTCACGCATCTTGTGGACAAATTCGGTTGGTGCACTTGGGATGCTTTTTACTTAACTGTAGACCCTGTTGGAATTTGGAATGGTGTTAATGATTTTGTTGAAGGCGGCATCTCGCCAAGGTTTCTCATCATTGACGATGGATGGCAAAGCATCAATTTGGATGGTGAAGACCCAACTCGAGATGCAAAAAATCTTGTTCTCGGTGGGACTCAAATGACTGCCAGGCTCTATAGATTTGACGAGTGTGAAAAGTTTAGAAAGTACAAAGGTGGATCCTTGTCAGGTCCAAGTGCTCCATCGTTTGATCCAAAGAAGCCGAAGCTGTTGATCGCGAAGGCCATCGAGATTGAGCATGCTGAGAAAGACAGAGACAAGGCCATTGGCTCTGGAGTCACTGATATCTCTAAGTTTGAAACCAAAATTAAGAAGCTAAAGGAAGAGTTGCATGAGATTTttgggaaagaagaagaagaagacagtACTGCCATAAGCAAAGGTTGTACAAGCTGTTCTTGCAAGGCAGAAAACTCTGGAATGAAGGCTTTCACAAGGGACTTGAGAACACAATTCAAAGGTTTAGATGATATATTCGTTTGGCATGCTCTTGCTGGTGCTTGGGGTGGTGTAAGGCCTGGGTCTACCCATCTGAATTCCAAGATAATTCCCTGCAAGCTCTCTCCTGGGCTCGATGGCACAATGACTGATCTTGCTGTTGTGAAGATCATTGAAGGCAGCATCGGACTCGTACATCCTGATCAAGCTGATGATTTCTTCGATTCCATGCATTCTTATCTTTCTAAAGTTGGGATTACAGGAGTGAAAGTTGATGTGATGCAC ACTCTAGAGTATGTCTCAGAGGAATATGGAGGAAGAGTTGATCTTGCAAAGGCATATTATAAGGGTCTGACCAACTCTCTTCTTAAAAACTTCAAAGGGACTGGCCTTTTCTCTAGTATGCAACAATGCAATGATTTCTTCTACCTTGGCACAAAGCAAAACTCTATAGGAAGAGTTG GTGATGATTTTTGGTTTCAAGATCCAAATGGTGATCCCATGGGTGTTTACTGGTTACAAGGTGTCCACATGATCCACTGTGCATACAACAGCATGTGGATGGGGCAGATCATACAGCCTGATTGGGACATGTTCCAATCAGACCATCTATGTGCCAAATTCCATGCAGGATCAAGAGCCATCTGTGGAGGTCCTGTGTATGTGAGTGATTCAGTGGGCGGCCATAATTTTGATCTCATAAAGCAGCTTGTTTATCCTGATGGAACTATTCCTAGATGCCAACATTTTGCCCTCCCCACAAGAGATTGCCTCTTCAAGAATCCATTGTTTGACAACAAAACTGTTCTCAAGATCTGGAACCTTAACAAG TATGGAGGTGTAATTGGGACTTTCAACTGCCAAGGAGCAGGGTGGGACCCAAAAGAGCAAAGAATCAAGGGATATCCAGAATGCTACAAACCAATGTCCACAACAGTACATGTCAATGATATAGAATGGGACCAAAAACCAGAAGCAGCCCCAATGGGGAATTTCGTCGAATACATTGTGTACCTGAACCAAGCTGAGCAAATACTCCACACGACCCCAAAATCTGAACCGCTAAAAGCGACCATTCAACCATCTACATTCGAACTTTTCAATTTCATACCCCTTAGAAAGCTGGGTTCCAACATCAAATTCGCCCCCATTGGCCTGACGAACATGTTCAACAGTTCAGGAACCATTCAGCATTTGAAGTATAACGAAAATGGAGTGGAATTGAAAGTGAAAGGAGGAGGAGATTTCTTGGCTTACTCAAGTGGGTCGCCGAAGAAATGCCTTTCGAACGGAATCGAAGTGGAATTTGAATGGGATTCCGATGGAAAACTGAGTTTTGACCTTCCTTGGATTGAAGAAACCGGTGGAGTTTCTAATTTGGatattttcttttga